A single genomic interval of candidate division TA06 bacterium harbors:
- a CDS encoding OmpA family protein: MKSNKWLVLLLAMLTGAGLAQAYRPPSFDGGCGLFKVSSARTMGKGMLSVGFLQSDFNGRDLKKGDLYFQGDSASVNGELDKHYRGTLRLMITYSPLDLFEFSIGPRVYAVYDKHSNVAGTTLRYDSLNYDLAMFWVKDLLIKTKFSYQSKEYGGAPFSYAVGAEPFVSIGFPTTTSYIYTDNTEQPEHPDSNLVAHGFAELNAHNPDFGAKFLGTLTLGPASLHGNLGFLKAGKAKPGYVINDTLLVYVWNTTDSAYLADPNSKVHPAVPGTVTRENQVLWGAGLEVAAGPYVTFLIEASGEKAKSQTFTWGSPARITPGIRFNTPGGFTMDGGCEFKMFNGSTSPNWNAVFGFSVTSGSAKKQAPPTATVLAGKVMIAGTDSMLEATLTSPAINGGAPILLKPDGSYSINVPAGTYRIRATAGDSFLWQEKAVTIIQGQTMVVDFGLRRKEYPKGNITGKITDSKTGNAMGATVSIFGPDKVMVGTPVVSDLLTGIYSINLPPNIYMVQVQADGYNAETAPVPVNDKQTFIQNFSLRLIPKKGEKVVLNGIKFKTNRADIIPSSYSILDEAAKMLKDNPTIKVEIGGHTDSRGSDAKNQRLSEARAVSVRNYLINNQGIAGDRLTAKGYGESLPLASNKTVKGRAENRRIEFVVMSQQ, from the coding sequence ATGAAAAGCAACAAGTGGTTGGTTTTATTGCTGGCAATGCTGACCGGGGCCGGTCTGGCCCAGGCTTACCGTCCCCCGTCCTTTGACGGCGGCTGCGGACTGTTCAAGGTCTCCTCGGCCCGCACCATGGGCAAAGGGATGTTGTCGGTGGGCTTTTTGCAGTCAGATTTTAATGGGCGGGATTTAAAGAAGGGAGATCTTTATTTCCAGGGAGACAGTGCCAGCGTTAACGGAGAATTGGACAAACATTACCGGGGAACCCTGAGGCTGATGATCACATATTCTCCGTTGGATCTTTTTGAATTCTCCATCGGGCCGAGAGTCTATGCGGTATATGACAAGCATTCCAACGTGGCCGGGACCACCTTGCGTTACGACAGCCTTAATTACGATCTGGCAATGTTTTGGGTGAAAGACCTCCTGATAAAAACCAAATTTTCATATCAGTCCAAGGAGTATGGCGGAGCGCCGTTCTCATATGCGGTAGGCGCAGAACCTTTTGTTTCAATTGGCTTTCCCACTACTACCTCATATATTTATACAGACAATACTGAACAGCCCGAACATCCCGATTCTAATCTGGTGGCCCACGGCTTTGCCGAACTCAATGCCCACAACCCCGATTTCGGTGCCAAGTTCCTGGGCACACTGACCCTTGGCCCGGCCTCGCTTCATGGGAATCTGGGTTTCCTGAAGGCGGGCAAGGCCAAGCCAGGATATGTCATCAACGACACTTTACTGGTGTATGTTTGGAACACCACCGATTCTGCTTATTTAGCAGACCCAAATAGTAAGGTCCATCCGGCAGTTCCCGGCACTGTGACCAGGGAAAATCAGGTATTGTGGGGGGCCGGCCTGGAAGTGGCCGCCGGACCCTATGTCACATTTTTAATTGAGGCTTCGGGGGAAAAGGCTAAAAGCCAGACCTTTACCTGGGGCAGCCCCGCACGCATCACTCCCGGCATCCGCTTCAACACACCCGGCGGTTTTACCATGGACGGCGGCTGCGAGTTCAAGATGTTCAACGGCTCCACTTCTCCCAACTGGAACGCCGTGTTCGGGTTCTCGGTGACCTCGGGATCTGCCAAGAAGCAGGCCCCGCCGACGGCCACCGTCCTCGCCGGCAAGGTGATGATCGCCGGAACCGATTCCATGCTGGAGGCCACCCTGACCTCGCCCGCCATCAACGGCGGCGCGCCCATCCTGCTGAAACCGGACGGCAGTTATTCCATCAACGTACCGGCCGGCACTTACCGGATCCGGGCCACGGCCGGAGACTCCTTCCTGTGGCAGGAGAAGGCGGTGACCATCATCCAGGGCCAGACCATGGTGGTGGATTTCGGCCTGCGCCGCAAGGAATATCCCAAGGGCAACATCACCGGCAAGATCACCGACAGCAAGACCGGCAACGCCATGGGGGCCACCGTCAGCATCTTCGGGCCGGACAAGGTAATGGTGGGAACCCCGGTGGTCAGCGATCTGTTGACCGGAATATACTCCATCAACCTGCCGCCCAACATCTACATGGTTCAGGTCCAGGCCGACGGCTACAATGCCGAGACCGCGCCGGTGCCAGTAAATGACAAGCAGACATTCATCCAGAATTTCTCCCTGAGGCTGATTCCCAAGAAGGGCGAAAAGGTGGTGCTGAACGGCATCAAATTCAAGACCAACCGGGCCGACATCATTCCGTCTTCCTACAGCATCCTTGACGAAGCCGCCAAGATGCTCAAGGACAACCCCACCATCAAGGTGGAGATCGGCGGGCATACCGACAGCCGGGGCAGCGACGCCAAGAACCAGAGGCTCTCGGAGGCCAGGGCGGTGTCGGTGCGCAATTACCTGATCAACAACCAGGGCATCGCCGGGGACCGGCTGACCGCCAAGGGCTACGGGGAATCCCTGCCGCTGGCCAGCAACAAGACGGTCAAGGGCCGGGCCGAGAACCGGAGGATAGAGTTCGTGGTGATGAGCCAGCAATAG
- the murI gene encoding glutamate racemase: MPQSFPIGIFDSGFGGLTIFKQIRQLLPLYDYVYLGDNARTPYGNRSFEAVLKFATEGVDYLFRQGCPLVLIACNTASAKALRSIQQQYLPKHYPERRVLGVIRPTVEVIHNYTKTNQVALWATQGTVRSDSFAIEIAKHAPGVNLIQQACPMLVPLVEAGELEGDGLKYYIQKYWEQTRSQSPNIDTLLLACTHYPLILPQLKALLPSEVRILSQDELVAPSLKDYLVRHPEHESKVSRNGNCRYLTTDVCEHFDHLGEIFMGQKIASEKVDL, encoded by the coding sequence ATGCCCCAATCTTTCCCCATAGGCATCTTCGACTCCGGCTTCGGCGGGCTGACCATCTTCAAGCAGATCCGCCAACTGCTGCCGCTGTACGACTACGTCTATCTGGGCGACAACGCCCGCACCCCTTACGGCAACCGCTCCTTTGAGGCGGTCTTAAAATTCGCCACTGAAGGGGTGGATTACCTGTTCCGGCAGGGCTGCCCTCTGGTGCTGATCGCCTGCAATACCGCCAGCGCCAAGGCCCTGCGCAGCATCCAGCAGCAGTATCTGCCCAAACACTATCCCGAACGCCGGGTGCTGGGTGTGATCCGCCCCACGGTGGAGGTCATCCACAACTATACCAAGACCAATCAGGTGGCGCTGTGGGCCACCCAGGGCACGGTCCGCTCCGACAGTTTTGCCATCGAGATCGCCAAGCACGCCCCGGGGGTCAACCTGATCCAGCAGGCCTGCCCCATGCTGGTGCCGCTGGTGGAGGCCGGGGAGCTGGAGGGAGACGGACTGAAATACTACATCCAAAAATACTGGGAGCAGACCAGATCCCAAAGCCCAAACATAGACACCCTTTTGCTGGCCTGCACCCATTATCCCCTGATCCTTCCCCAGCTCAAGGCCCTGCTGCCCTCTGAAGTCAGGATACTTTCCCAGGATGAGCTGGTAGCGCCGAGCCTCAAGGACTATCTGGTCCGGCACCCGGAACATGAATCCAAGGTCTCCAGGAACGGGAACTGCCGCTACCTGACCACCGATGTCTGCGAACATTTTGACCACCTGGGCGAGATATTCATGGGGCAGAAGATAGCTTCGGAGAAAGTTGATCTTTGA
- a CDS encoding glycosyltransferase family 4 protein, with product MKILLLGDAGNRHFLRWADYFVERGHQVHLLSLEKAGPTRAEVHQLKAPPLPRPLRYLSVMPQVRRLAGALRPDLVNAHFLPNYGWVSALAGLSPLAVSIWGSDILISAQKSPLHLWRARYVLSRCRAVTCDGNNLFGALQELGVEPGRILNVPMGIEEEIIASRKNGWTPDKKIRITSIRQLEPVYDVATLIRALPLLGPEISRISLTVAGTGSQAAVLAGLARQANVAGSVDFLGSLGHKEVTGLLQNTDIYVSNSISDSTSVSLLEAMACGCLPVVTDIPGNREWITDRENGYLFPAGDHAFLARLLKGLISRPPDAEAISRRNALVIRQKALWKNNMAVIEERFAGITGDK from the coding sequence ATGAAGATACTGTTGCTGGGCGATGCAGGCAATCGTCACTTTCTGCGCTGGGCCGACTATTTTGTGGAGCGGGGGCACCAGGTGCACCTGTTGTCGCTGGAGAAAGCCGGGCCGACCCGGGCCGAGGTGCATCAGCTGAAAGCCCCGCCCCTGCCGCGTCCCTTGAGATATCTCAGCGTCATGCCCCAGGTCAGGCGCCTGGCCGGCGCGTTGCGCCCGGACCTGGTCAACGCCCATTTTCTGCCGAACTACGGCTGGGTCTCGGCTTTGGCCGGATTGTCGCCGCTGGCCGTCTCCATCTGGGGCTCGGACATCCTGATCTCAGCTCAAAAATCTCCGTTGCACCTTTGGCGGGCGCGGTATGTCCTTTCCCGGTGCCGGGCGGTGACCTGCGACGGGAACAACCTTTTCGGAGCCTTACAGGAATTGGGAGTGGAACCAGGGCGCATTCTGAATGTCCCGATGGGCATTGAGGAAGAAATCATCGCTTCCCGCAAAAACGGCTGGACCCCGGATAAAAAAATACGGATAACCAGCATCAGGCAGTTGGAGCCGGTATACGATGTGGCCACCCTGATCAGGGCCCTGCCACTGCTGGGGCCAGAAATCAGCCGCATCAGTTTAACGGTGGCCGGAACAGGAAGCCAGGCCGCAGTACTGGCCGGTTTAGCCAGGCAGGCCAATGTTGCGGGATCCGTGGATTTCCTTGGCTCCCTGGGGCACAAGGAGGTGACAGGCCTTTTGCAAAATACCGATATCTATGTCTCCAACTCAATATCCGACAGCACATCGGTCTCCCTGCTGGAGGCCATGGCCTGCGGCTGCCTTCCAGTGGTAACCGACATTCCCGGCAACCGGGAGTGGATAACAGACCGGGAAAACGGATATCTCTTTCCGGCCGGGGATCACGCTTTCCTGGCCCGCTTATTGAAGGGGCTGATCAGCCGTCCGCCGGACGCCGAAGCCATCAGCCGGAGGAATGCGTTGGTCATAAGGCAGAAAGCCCTTTGGAAAAACAATATGGCGGTGATAGAAGAAAGATTTGCCGGGATCACAGGCGATAAATAA
- a CDS encoding RluA family pseudouridine synthase, which translates to MPDELQIITVTVSSAQSRVRLDRYLSCQGMNYSRNQLQKFIESGRVLVDGKQKPPGYLVKPGDEIEIKKDQLAAPRRELLAEDIPLEVVYEDQDLMVINKPAGMVVHPAAGNRHGTMVNALLFHAQNLSQVGGRERPGIVHRLDKETSGLLLVAKTDQAHTHLARQLEARQIVRRYRAVVWGVFREPQGTISAPIGRSAFDRKKMDVTKLRGRPAVTHYKVIKEYRIASLVELKLETGRTHQIRVHLQHLEHPVLGDPDYGGRVRSLFSRFALNDYGLAQKLLDVIDRQSLHAAVLGFIHPNTGKYLEFKAPLPGDMEKVLRLLEQ; encoded by the coding sequence ATGCCGGATGAGCTTCAGATAATAACCGTAACCGTTTCCTCCGCCCAAAGCCGGGTGCGGCTGGACCGTTATCTAAGCTGCCAGGGAATGAACTATTCCCGCAACCAGCTGCAGAAGTTCATCGAATCCGGCCGGGTGCTGGTGGACGGAAAACAAAAACCTCCCGGTTACCTGGTGAAACCCGGCGACGAGATCGAGATCAAAAAGGACCAGTTGGCCGCCCCCCGGCGGGAGCTGTTGGCTGAAGACATCCCTTTGGAGGTGGTATACGAGGACCAGGACCTGATGGTGATCAACAAGCCGGCCGGAATGGTGGTCCACCCGGCTGCCGGCAACCGCCATGGCACCATGGTCAACGCCCTGCTGTTCCATGCCCAAAACCTTTCCCAGGTGGGGGGGCGGGAGCGGCCCGGCATAGTGCACCGGCTGGACAAGGAGACCTCCGGTCTTTTATTGGTAGCCAAGACCGATCAGGCCCATACCCATCTGGCCCGCCAGCTGGAGGCCCGCCAGATAGTGCGCCGCTACCGGGCTGTGGTTTGGGGAGTTTTCAGGGAACCCCAGGGTACGATTTCGGCTCCAATAGGAAGATCAGCTTTTGACCGGAAGAAAATGGATGTCACCAAGCTCAGGGGCCGGCCGGCAGTGACCCATTATAAGGTTATTAAGGAATACCGGATCGCCTCGCTGGTGGAATTGAAATTAGAGACAGGCCGCACCCACCAGATAAGGGTCCACCTGCAGCATTTGGAGCACCCGGTATTGGGGGACCCCGATTATGGCGGCCGGGTGCGTTCCCTGTTCTCACGGTTCGCGTTGAATGATTACGGCCTGGCCCAGAAACTTCTCGACGTTATTGACCGTCAGTCCCTGCACGCTGCGGTGCTGGGGTTTATTCATCCCAACACCGGCAAATACCTGGAATTCAAAGCCCCGTTACCCGGAGATATGGAAAAAGTTTTAAGATTACTGGAACAATGA
- a CDS encoding GNAT family N-acetyltransferase, with amino-acid sequence MATEIIDRSHLSEKAWNLLLQGSPHSSFYHGLDWIDACCRGMRGYKPFFAVSVNGQGEFQAGLPFVTSVRSGIRQNLSLPFGTYGGILALADIGAGQLDAFARTAVLAMSGPLVARQNIVDFNGLIDWGLYGFEDTVLQTHIVEMGEYAQDPFHLRKRGAVQARKHGVEIRPLRNEGEISICHQIIKDRDRRLGQATRYPLELYRSIFHSISPGGRLWWRLAVRENQILGFALSFIDSKTVHYWDGASYGAQARYRPGDALYGDIFTMAAGRGIRQVNLGASPPGAEGLVGFKQAWGGRPKEYHSYLRQAGWINLLQKIKRGVTG; translated from the coding sequence ATGGCGACGGAGATAATTGACCGTTCTCATTTGAGCGAGAAAGCTTGGAATCTCCTGTTGCAGGGATCTCCGCATTCTTCATTCTATCACGGTTTGGATTGGATAGACGCCTGCTGCCGGGGAATGAGGGGCTACAAGCCTTTTTTTGCTGTGAGCGTCAACGGACAAGGCGAGTTTCAGGCCGGCCTGCCCTTCGTGACCTCGGTCCGATCGGGGATCCGGCAGAATTTATCGCTTCCGTTCGGGACTTACGGCGGCATATTGGCTCTGGCAGATATTGGCGCAGGACAGCTTGATGCTTTTGCCAGGACGGCAGTTCTGGCAATGTCAGGACCTTTGGTGGCCAGGCAGAACATTGTGGATTTCAACGGATTGATTGATTGGGGACTGTACGGATTTGAAGATACAGTGCTTCAGACCCACATCGTAGAGATGGGAGAATATGCCCAAGACCCGTTTCACTTGCGCAAGCGGGGAGCGGTTCAAGCCAGGAAGCATGGGGTGGAGATCAGACCTCTGCGTAACGAGGGTGAGATAAGCATCTGCCATCAGATCATCAAGGACAGGGACCGGCGTCTGGGACAGGCGACCCGATATCCACTGGAACTTTACCGCAGCATTTTCCATTCCATAAGCCCGGGCGGCAGGCTGTGGTGGAGGCTGGCTGTCAGGGAGAACCAGATACTTGGATTTGCCCTGAGCTTTATTGATTCTAAAACTGTTCATTATTGGGATGGTGCTTCATACGGCGCTCAGGCCAGGTACCGGCCCGGAGATGCATTATATGGGGACATCTTCACCATGGCCGCCGGTCGCGGGATCAGGCAGGTCAACCTGGGAGCCTCGCCGCCGGGAGCTGAAGGTCTTGTAGGTTTCAAACAAGCCTGGGGAGGCCGTCCCAAAGAATACCATTCTTATCTGCGTCAAGCAGGCTGGATAAACCTGCTGCAAAAAATAAAGCGCGGAGTAACGGGATGA
- a CDS encoding N-acetylmuramoyl-L-alanine amidase — MKKRIIIILLCPLLGWASLAPNQLTIIDGRGSARITETVTFDKEEYISLADLSANWNAQASWSELTGNADLKLPGHTLRFSADNTFFLADGKSYNLFNPVRLYQGELYVPMELFTRFLIPLWGRSIIWDQGGRKLSLGGISPEQIKIPEARRRNQIPEKQGIQKVVVDPGHGGKDPGAVGPTGLCEKDVNLEVGLMLKAILEQEHNLIVVMTRSDDTFIPLGDRTKLANQEAADVFISIHCNAAPRKKVKLKTMRGSETYFLSLAKTDDARATAAMENSAIDFEQPQKNVANQDDVQFILWDMVQNEFLTESSDLAELVQESLTKKMPAVPNRGINQAGFYVLNGAYMPAILVETSFISHRDEEKLLKKPDNLKKIARGIADGLEAFAQKYKKELGQ; from the coding sequence TTGAAGAAGCGGATAATAATAATCCTTTTATGTCCCCTGCTGGGCTGGGCCTCCCTGGCTCCCAATCAGCTGACCATAATCGACGGGCGGGGCAGCGCCAGGATCACCGAGACGGTGACCTTCGACAAGGAAGAATATATTAGCTTGGCCGACCTGTCGGCCAACTGGAACGCCCAAGCCAGCTGGTCCGAGCTGACCGGCAACGCCGACCTGAAACTGCCGGGGCACACCCTGCGTTTTTCGGCCGACAACACCTTTTTTCTGGCCGACGGAAAATCCTACAATCTGTTCAATCCGGTCCGGCTTTATCAGGGTGAGCTCTACGTACCGATGGAACTTTTCACCCGGTTTCTGATCCCCTTGTGGGGCCGGAGCATCATCTGGGATCAGGGAGGCCGCAAGTTGAGCCTGGGCGGGATCAGCCCGGAGCAGATCAAGATCCCCGAAGCCCGGCGCCGCAATCAGATCCCGGAAAAGCAGGGCATCCAGAAGGTGGTGGTGGATCCCGGACACGGCGGCAAGGACCCCGGTGCGGTTGGTCCCACCGGTTTGTGTGAAAAGGACGTCAACCTGGAGGTGGGCCTGATGCTGAAGGCCATCCTGGAGCAGGAACACAACCTGATAGTGGTGATGACCCGCAGCGACGATACCTTCATTCCGCTGGGCGACCGCACCAAGCTGGCCAACCAGGAGGCGGCCGACGTCTTCATCAGCATCCACTGCAACGCGGCCCCGCGAAAAAAAGTGAAGCTCAAGACCATGCGGGGCTCGGAAACCTACTTCCTATCCCTGGCCAAGACCGACGATGCCCGGGCCACTGCGGCCATGGAAAACTCGGCCATCGACTTCGAGCAGCCCCAGAAGAACGTGGCCAACCAGGACGACGTCCAGTTTATATTATGGGACATGGTGCAGAACGAGTTCCTGACCGAGTCCAGCGACCTGGCCGAACTGGTGCAGGAATCGCTGACCAAAAAAATGCCCGCCGTGCCCAACCGGGGGATCAACCAGGCCGGGTTTTACGTGCTAAACGGCGCCTACATGCCGGCCATCCTGGTGGAGACCTCGTTCATCTCCCACCGGGACGAGGAAAAGCTTTTAAAAAAGCCGGACAACCTGAAGAAGATCGCCCGGGGGATCGCCGACGGCCTGGAAGCCTTTGCCCAAAAGTACAAGAAGGAATTGGGGCAGTAG
- a CDS encoding GNAT family N-acetyltransferase codes for MQFEKITNQDLVFLSPLQPEGWGDIVPAFKFYLDSPFCFPVKTTVNDKIAGIGAAIILKNTAWLAHIIVNSENRKQGIGGAITGHLLDITREQGCKTVSLIATDLGRPVYQKAGFADQEDYVFYEREAPLKSGNSSDDIMVCRVEHRAGILELDRTLSGETRERLLEPNLDSAYVHQRNGKIDGYYIPDLGEGLVMADNEQAGLDLIKLKLSRSNKNVLPAGNGRGMTFMLENGFKETKRAKRMVRGQRFGWQPEKMFGRIAGNLG; via the coding sequence ATGCAATTCGAAAAAATTACAAATCAAGATCTGGTCTTTCTCAGCCCCTTGCAACCCGAGGGATGGGGCGACATCGTTCCGGCCTTCAAGTTCTACCTGGATTCCCCGTTCTGCTTTCCGGTAAAAACAACGGTCAACGATAAGATCGCCGGCATTGGCGCGGCCATTATTCTTAAAAACACGGCCTGGCTGGCCCACATCATTGTGAACTCCGAAAACAGGAAACAGGGCATCGGCGGCGCCATCACCGGTCATTTGCTGGACATCACCCGGGAACAGGGATGTAAAACGGTTTCACTGATCGCCACCGACCTGGGCCGCCCGGTCTATCAAAAGGCCGGTTTTGCCGACCAGGAGGATTATGTCTTTTACGAAAGAGAGGCCCCGCTGAAAAGCGGGAATTCTTCCGATGATATTATGGTTTGCCGGGTGGAACACCGGGCCGGCATACTGGAGCTGGACCGGACCCTGTCCGGGGAAACGCGGGAGCGCCTGCTGGAACCCAATCTGGACAGCGCCTATGTCCACCAACGCAACGGGAAGATAGACGGCTACTATATTCCCGACCTGGGCGAGGGACTGGTGATGGCGGACAACGAACAGGCAGGCCTGGATCTTATTAAGCTGAAATTGTCGCGTTCCAACAAGAACGTGCTGCCGGCCGGCAATGGCCGGGGTATGACCTTCATGCTGGAGAATGGTTTTAAGGAAACCAAGCGGGCCAAGCGGATGGTCCGGGGCCAAAGGTTTGGCTGGCAGCCGGAAAAAATGTTCGGCCGGATCGCGGGCAACCTGGGATAA
- a CDS encoding zinc-ribbon domain containing protein, producing the protein MSFTDKTLSCKDCSKPFTFTAGEQEFYQQKGFQNEPQRCPDCRQANKNSKRGPRQLFKVTCAECGNEAEVPFKPTGDRPVLCSDCFNKKR; encoded by the coding sequence ATGAGTTTCACGGACAAGACCCTATCCTGCAAAGACTGCAGCAAGCCATTCACCTTTACTGCCGGCGAGCAGGAATTCTACCAACAGAAGGGCTTCCAGAACGAGCCCCAGCGTTGCCCGGATTGCCGTCAGGCTAACAAGAACTCCAAGCGCGGACCGCGCCAGTTGTTCAAGGTGACCTGCGCCGAGTGCGGCAACGAAGCCGAAGTCCCCTTCAAGCCCACCGGCGACCGTCCGGTGCTTTGCTCGGACTGCTTCAACAAGAAGCGCTAA